The genomic DNA TTCTTGTGGTAGCTTGTCTAAAACTAGCTTCAGTTTCCAAACAAATGCAAATCCATGCGTGATGTGTGTCCTCCCCTCACCTGGCAGTGAGGTCTGGGCTTGGCTCAGTAGTGGCGGCAGTGTCGGGGCTGTGGAGAGACAGCTGGCGAAAGGCTGAGTAGAGGTCAGGCTATAGGAGGTGCTGGAACCTGGATGGACCTACGAGACAGTGAACTTCAACATCTGGCTGACAAACACATCATCTGGACAACTTGGAAAGAAtgctggttaaaaaaaaaagtaaaccaaTGAGCACCCATCTATTGGTAATATGAGCCACATCTGGaacattatttaatattattcagAATACAGACTCTCAGACGGGGTTGACAAGATTTTCAAAGAAGTATGTTCGCTAACAAAGAGTATTGTTTTGTGTAGAACATGCTcagaaatggaataaaaatgcTCTGACAGAGCAGTTTAAACCTTTCTAAATCTGAGCTCTTCCTAAAGTACCTGCGTGTTTGTGACGGCGTTGACTGACGGAAGTGACAGTGAGACCTGGGATGAAAGGAGTCCTGAGGAGAGAGGGGTGCTACACATACCCCCTCCCAGGGACAAGGACGTGCTACACACCCCTCCACCCAGGGAGAGAGGAGTACTGCAGACACCCCCACCCAGCGTTAGGGGGTCCTTGAGACTCGAGTAGATACCTGAGTGATCACAAAGATCGAGTTAGGTGAAAAgatattaatcattattattattttcgTCTCAGAAGTCGGACGACCCCAGAGACGACAACATCTGGCACCCGAGCGTTCGTGTACACAAGAGACTCAATCTGTAAGTAGGGCAGGAAATCAGCCACTCCGAGACATGTGCAGCGCACACAAAAACCACTATCTAGGACGATATCTCTGCCTCGTACAGATGAAATGAATGCTGCGAGACAGATGTACAAAATATTCCACGTTTTATAACCAAGTGTACGAAAAGCAGTGCCGTGTAACCGCATGTTGGCCCTTACGTCCAGCGGCTTGTTCGCTGTCAGGCTGTGATATACAGATAAGTTGCTGCCGTGGTGCTGACATGGCACATGTGTAATGGAAACATTTCAACACTTTAGAGTCAAGTTGCAAATGAACACGGAGATcgagatgatttttttttttttttttttttacacatgcttgcactcacacacacaggaagccagAGCGCTACCACATGCACCCACTCACTCAGACTCACCGGAGCTGAGCAGCGAGTTGCCACGACCTGTGGAAAAACTGccggcagaggaggaggagaaagaagaggaagaagaggaggaagagacggtGGTGGAAGGAAGTGTGGAAGGAAAGGCGGGGTGGGGGATGGAGGACGGGCTGGGGTAGAGCGAGGAGGTtaaggctggaggaggaggcgccgtgtggtgatggtggtggtgatgctcTTCGTCCCTCCGCTCTCGGTTCTTGCTGCCCCGCGGACGCCCTGGACCGTGGCTGCTCTTCTTGTTGCCACGGTGCCTCCGCTCTCTGGGCAGCGGTGGAGGCGTGGCTTTGGCCTCCAGGTCCGCCTCCTCCAGGATAGGTGGCGTGCTCAGCTGAGATGGTTTACAGAGAGACTTGGAAGTTTTGTAGTCCCCCGAGGAGGAAATCTTCCGGatcttgctgctgctgcccagccctgaggaggaggtgatgcgCATGATGGACCCAAAGGTGGAAATAGTAACCTTGTTCTCGAAAGGGCTCGAGTTCCCCTCCGACCTGTCGTGACCCTGTGTCCCTGCCAGTGGGCCATCAGCTGGAGTCAGAGCTGGTGGCTTGTGGTATTTactgtcctcctcttcatcgtcatcctcctcctcttcctcctcctcctctttgtcatcCTCCTTTTCGTTGTCCTCTTCGTTCTCGTCCTCCTGGACTACTGGTCTTCTGTGACGCTCCTTGCGCTCCTCACCGCTGTGGTCGTCACCGCCTCGGTCGTGGTCACGCTCCAGACGGGAGGATGACGTTGAGAACTGATGGAAATCCTGAGCGGAAGACAGGGAGCCACCTCcaagagaaacaaacactttggTCAAACTCACAGAAACTCACTGCTGTCAACAGTCTTCGTGTACAACTTTTCACTCTGGCTCTCGTTTGGTTCTTCACATCGTACCTGTGTTGAAtggactggaggagcaggaggaggaggagcagctctTGCCGGTGCTTCCTGGCTTCTTACTGCGGTGACCATGACTGTGTGAGCTCAGCTTCTTGGGCTTTCCCTCACTGTCCTTGCTGCTGTGGTGACTGGAGGATATCTGTCCCAACGTACAGGTCATAACAACAATAGGTTCACATTCGTTCAGTTCTTTCTTTCAGTCGTTCAAAATGGCAGCAAATTAATCATGTAATACTGACTAATGCTTTGAGACAATTCTTGGAATTTAAACTTCCATCTCACACGTCATCCCGTGGCTCATACCTTTTCTATACTGCTGGTGGTCACTGAAGAGACCAGGCTGTCAGAGGACTTCTTGTGGCGCTCTTTTTGCCGAATCTTGTCCTTATGACTCTGAACAGACAGAGAATACACACACCTGAGGTATGTGAAGAGTCCAACACTTGTAACACACAACGCCCTAAaccacagacaggtggacaTGCACACGTACGACTACCGAGACCAAAGCTGGATTTTAAATATCTTACTTTAAAGTTGAAAACTACTAAaccattttttacatttaactgAATAAGCCATGGTtctcaaatgttaaatattgTCTGAACACAAGCGGACAGATGAGAACTTTGTCTCAGTAAAATTGCTAAAAATTGGGCTCAAAACTTTCTGATCACTGAATATGTAAACATGGCTACAAGCCTGACCAGATACTGAATGCCAACCTTTGGTGCTTAAAACTTTCCCTGGTCCTCACAGCTTGTGCTTaccttcctctgtctgtggtggtggtgtttttcTTGTGATGGAGAGCTGGGCCGCCCCCTGGAATGACTGAAGCTGCCACTTGTATTTTCACTGGAGCGCAACTTCTTCTGCTGTAAAAGTGAGCATGTTctcaaaactaaataaaacctATTCTTTCAAAAAACGCTTACAGGTGCAATCAAAATGGACAGCGAAGCTCGCTGTTTGTAGCCGCTAACTCGCAGTGTCCAGACTGTTGTCACGTCTCACCATTTTATTGTAGTGATGCTTGCAGTAGCCACAATATTTCACGTTGTCAGCTTCTGGGCCTTCCTCCTCACACAGCAGACCTGCCATCTGAGCACTGAACACACAGTGTGACAGGgtcagacaggagaggaaacacacacacacacacacacacacacacacacacacacacaaacacacacacacacaaacacacacacacacacacacaccgagccACCTTAGAGCCTTGAGGTATTGATCATAACAGAATGGATCAAATGTCAGATGTGGAGGCAAAACTCTGTGCCATCCAGCCTTCCAGGCACGACTTAGGACAAATTGTCAACTTTCGCCTGGTGATAGGAATCAGTAGCAGAACACAGAAATGAAGGCACAAAGCAAAGCAATGAGATGTTAAGAGATTGGTTTAGTTGGAAAAGAGGTGCAGACGGTGAAACCGACAGAGCTATGGGAactggtcctgctgatgtggttctctgcttcatgaatcactgctgtggatcgtcggccactcgtcatgtttttcaataatatcatactgctaatcttttagtcacactcctattgttagtgctatagtcattgttagtatgttggttgctgtttgtgttgtctctctctctctctctctctctccctctctctctctctctgtctctctctgtctctctctgtctctgtctctctctctctctgtccaacctccacccaacacggaccccgacagaagttgcccacattgagcctgggtctgttcgaggtttcttcctgttaaaggggagttcttcctgccactgtttcctaatataatatctgatgctgctcatgtggggattcttgaatccttaatgttgaattcctgaattgttgggtctctctctaattaaagagtttggtctagacctgctctttatggaaagagtcttgagataacgctgttgtgaattggcgctctataaataaagattgattgattgattgattgattgaaatacacattaatgcatAGTTGCATTCGGAGGCGACTGTGGACTTCACCGGGAAGTTTTTTTCTGATGACTGGCTGCTGTTTTAACGAGTAAAATCAATAATGTGCTTCTAAAATCAGATTACTTCAAACTACAAGATTCACCTATACGTCATTCCACAACGGAGGGCCGAACACCACAGAGCATGTTGTCGTCCCATTGTGCTACACAAGACTAACTGTTTGAATCTACTTGTTATAGCACAATGTCTGGAGTATTGCTGCAGCTCTTCCATGACTATCAAGATATGAATTGATCTTGCTGTCCATCAAGCTGTAGGTCTATGAAAAATACCACAGcgctgtagacacacacacgcacacacacacacacacacacacacacacacacagcctaacACTTACCAGGTGACATGGAAAGCTTGTCTGCAGCCCTGTCTGTTGCAGGTCATGCAGGCGCCGCACGCAGCCTTGCTCTCCCTCCCATGGTCCTCACAGATGTAACAGGTCTGGTGATGCAGCAGAGATGGACaaaacagaagaaggaactgAGACATCAGTTTTTACTAAGAGCTGTTATGTAgatgaacaaagaaaacaaacaaaaaaaagcagattcaTATGGGAAGCTGTGTAAAGGTTTGAGGTCTTCCGAGGTTCCATATCACACTACTGTTGGCAGGGCAAAGTCCTACAATCGTTGTATCCGGTTATTAAAGTGAACCATTGTGATTGCagtgtggaaaagagaaaacattccAGCTATAGTTATAGTGTAAAACGTTTTGCTTGTCAAGACGACAGATGGGGCTTTCAAACAGAACACAGTTCGGTCCGTGCTTCCCGCTTTGTACAGCAAAACTGTTGACCAGATGTTTGGGTATGCTGAGAAAGAAGCTGACACCGAGGAGCTCGTGGCTAGTCGTGAATTTGTTTTCAACAGACAGCTTTCTACTTTGGAGTTCCTGCATCATGGGGCGACTAAGCTTTATTTCCCCTTCTTGTCACGCCCCTCTACATTTTAATAGGTCAGGTGTAGAGTGCCGTCATGACAAATTACAGGATACTCACAAAGATGCAgcaaaatagatttaaaaaaatatctgcagCCAAGACTTGGACGATATCTGATTTTAGAGCTCAAGGCTGGAGTTCTTGCATCCTGTGTGAAAGCAGCATCAGTCTCCAAAGACATGTTCCACACATGTCCACAAAATACATGTAAGTGGACAATTGcaagcacacacaggctgacaaacacatgcacgcacacacagagcttttgTACTTCTTCCTCAGTTTTCCCCAGTGAGCGGGGCTGActggtgggggggcagaggaggCCTAGCAACAGGTGCGGGACAAAGGAACAGCAGGCTCTTTACCTTTTTGCTTCAGCCCTCTGTTTtgccttttctctccccttttcctctgtcttcctctaCTCCCCACACCACATCCCACTCAGCTCTCTGTTCCCCTCAGAGGATGTCGGCTATGTAATGAAAGGCCAGAGACATAACTGCACCGAGCGTGTAAAAAGGAAGAGTGGCTTCTCAAGTTTTCACTGTCCATTGTAACGCTGTCTAGGAATGCAGGCAGCAAAATCTGGATGAATGGCTCTGACGGGGGAAAGCTGCATGCAATTTACTGTAGCTGACACAGTAATATGAAACCAGGCACTCCAACACTCACATGTGTACATTTATAtgcaggcacgcacacacacacacacacacacacactcacagcatgTGTCAGTGAGTGGCTGCTCCGTCTAATGAGTCCATACGTCAAATATTGATTTCTCTGTAATGTGCATAGCTTTAAAAGGCCTGCTCTAGTGCATGCTGCatacactgctacacacacactgccaacTATCAAAAGGATACGCGGACACGAAAGAGCTACAAACGGATGAAGTTACAAGACAGCTGATGGAAGATAAAGCTACAAACTCAGAACTGTGGTCAAATGTTTCACTTTACAAAGTGGAAAGAAAATTAGCAGAATATTTCAAAAGCACGGCTGTCTATATAACACAGGATGTATTCGGTCTGTTTTCCACGGGTGGTTTTACTCTGTGTGAGGTCCCATTATCTCTGTATTCCATCAGTCGGCATACAGCATGAAACTTTTTCATATACAAACATGTCATTAATTAGTGTTCATTTGTTATACGGGGAGATTACATAAAGAACAGCCTGAAGATTAATGTCATCGATTCACGACGCTCCGTCCTGCCTAGTGGTCATTTCCATTCCATTCATTTAATCAATCCTTTTTATCTATAGATCCATCCAGAAGTCCATCAGTTATCCCAGAAGGTGACATcttcacattattttttgtctgaccaacagccCATAACCTGAGAAGATTCCATTCTAAATCAGAAGTGCAGCAAATCCTCTTATTAAAAAGGTGCCAGTGAATTTTTGCATGACTTCAAACTAATCGCGTCAGCACAGTTCAGCACACTACGGCGAGTATGTTGTCGTTAACTATGGCAAATGTACTTCACTCTTGTTCCCTTAAACTGCCTCTTCTATTTCTACTTCAGCTGGAAATCTCccacatttcccagaatgacTTTCaacaacctccagagagcaggcgTGACCTTGCCGCATTCAGTTCTGGGTTTTGTACGGTACATGTAGGTGGAGAGAACTGCGGTGATGTGGAGCCAAACTGTTTTTCCCGTTAAGGGACAGACGAGAGTTGTGCTTCCCACGTGCTGCATTGCCTCATGGTTTGTTAAACCTACTGCTGCTGGTGAGGAAACTgctatggcttttttttttttttttcgggtGGATTTCTCTCTGTGGAGTTGTTAACTATGATGGAATAAGTGCAGTCCCGTCTCTGAAAGCTTTCTCTGAAAACTATACAGGTTTCTAGTCGTGTGACACCAGCGGGACTGGGTGCTTCATAAGGTGGAATGTTAACGCGGTAAAATATGGTGGACAAAGTACGGAACTCCATTACTTGAGTCAAAGTTTCGATACTCTTGGTCAAATATTACTCCAATACAGGTGAAAGCTCTAACTTGGGTTAAACTACTTTTAATAATACTAAAGTATTCATTCTAAAGTATACTTTCTGTTCATGTCCACATATTGTTGTACTGTTGTCTTTACGGAAGCCAACGATTCTGAAAACGACCCACTGACCTTCCTGCGCAATCTGTACAGTTAAAAGAAGAATACGCTCCAAAGCCAATAGAAATGGCTTCAGACAGGACCTGGCAAACTGCTTTAGGACACAGACAACTTTGTTTAAGATGTTGTCTGGAATAAAACTAACTTTTTACAGTGCCTcactgaaaatgtacaaaataaaactaaataaatcaaaaacgTCTGAACACAAACAACGATGCAAGAAgtttgaaagagagaagagcTAAACATGGATCTGACCAAGACCACCAACTATTGGATATGTGACACTTTTCAAAACTTGTGCTACAAACATCGTTTGGGTGGAAAGTGTTGATGTTTGATGCCTtactgtctctcacacacaatgtTTTCATGTCACTCCTGGAGGAGAAAAACGATGGTCAGCTCAGTCATATCAATACCACTCTGTGGCCATACAGACATGCTGAAAAGAAACCACGCTGTGCATCTTTAGTTTAGTTAAGTCCAGGGGCCTCGTTACAAAAAGGCCCTAAGACTGAAATCCTACCTTATCTCATTTTAGGATGATCCTAAATGCAGAAAACTTAGGATAGATATTTAGTTATTAGAGATCCTTCTGGAAGTGACAGCAATAGCCACTTCAAATCTTTATCCTGGGCCCATAATTGTGAAGAAAACTTCCCACGAGGGTGGGGTTTCCTCTGCTTCACCAGCATTTATTAATGCCTCACACTCTTTGAAACTCAAGATAGGACAGGCAGtcaggatgtttttctgtaatgaGGCCCCTATAGACTAACTATTGCTCACGTCAGAATGCGTTACAAGTTCAGTCAGCAGTGTGTGCGTCAGTACCTTGATGTATCTCTCATGCGGGACGTACTGCAGGATGATGGGCTCCATGGTGAGGACGTTAGCAAACTGCACCTCGGGGATGTAGAGCGCACAGACAACGTGGGCCCAGCCTGACGGAGACAACGGCAGTGGATCAGTGCCATGATGGGGTTCTTTGTGAATGAAGTGGAAACCTGCAGCTTCTACTAAAGGAAGTGGTCCTGCTGTTTAGTACGCGTGCTGTGTAACAGCAGGGGAGTGAGATGGGCTGAGGATTTACCTCCGCTGTCGGTCCTCTTGAGGGCTCCATCTTTGTGGGGACACAGCTCACACCTCTGGGGCAGGGCAGAGGAGAACAGAGCTTGCTCTGAATGTGGCATTAATCCTAACGGGCGATGAAGCAGAACTGGATGGACGTGTTTTGTCACGTTGTGCGTTGGCATACTCACCACTCGTGCCGCCCTCTCCTGTGACTCACACTTCCGACAGAACCACGGGCCGGTGGGCACCTGGACAATACCGTAGCAtgctgggacacacacacacacacacacacacacacacacacacacacacacacacacacacacacacacacacacacacacacgataggTTAATAATACTATTCTTGATACTTGATCTTCTGCACTTTTTCCAAAATATATGCGACAATAACATGTGTTACATATATTCATcttcattgttttcactgtaatgCAGCGTACACACGTCTCTTACAGTGGATCCCCCCCCATCAGTAATGCTCTGCTGACATCTTACTGAGATAatccttggaaaaaaaatacatttctagGATAATCCTTCATTGACTGTCCAGAGGGGCAACTGCACTTTTAAATTGACCAGATGAAGACGCCTCTTAACTCAAGTCTAGCTCCTCTGTTTCTAGGACTTTAAGGACCCAAATCAGCTCTACTTCAGAAACTTAACCTGCAGATGAGGGCAGAGTGAAGCTGGCCACGCAGAAATCTACACCCCCCCACACAAGAGTTGGTACAACAATCAGTCAGAGGGTTGATTTTTGCTCTGAAATTTGATCCTGAAGTCTCACTGAAGCAACAAAGCAAGTGGTAACAAGGTAACATAGTGTCCGAGCCGGCAGGCCTCGCCTGGGCTCTTATGTCGCAAAAACACGCCTCTTGCAGTGTCGTGAATCCAACCgggccagacacacacacacacacacacacacacacacacacacacacacacacacacacacacacacacacacacacacacacacacacacacacacacacacacacacacacacacacacacggacctGAAGTGCCATCAAGGCGCCATCCAGGCTCTGTGTCACTGCGCCTGGTCCTGTGTGTTTAATCATGTGTGttgaaaaggaaacaaacagcacgcccccccccccccgcccccccacccctcccacacacatcaacacacacacatacacacaaacacgcacgtAGACAGCGGCGGACCAGCCTACAAACCTACCGACCCCGCAGCACCTCTGGCTGCCTGCAGCCGCCACAGCTGCCCGCTAATCACTCCCTACCAGCGGCTACTGTTACCTTGGTGGACGGCGACGCTGCAGCCGTGTCCATCACAGTAAACCAGCGGATTCTCAGCCCAGCCTCGCTCGTCTGAACACACGCAGCAACCTCCGACCATTTCCCGCATGCTTCTCCCATATGAAGAAATGTATTTCCCCCCCCGACAACGGCTCAGACCTCGCCCAGGCCTGTCAAGTGGTCGTCCCGCACTTTAGCGCCGCACCGGGCATAGTCGTGGGCCGCTTTCGTTGCGCAGTTTTGGCGCAGCGGAGAGGTGAAATCTCGGCGTGGgg from Pempheris klunzingeri isolate RE-2024b chromosome 3, fPemKlu1.hap1, whole genome shotgun sequence includes the following:
- the LOC139198674 gene encoding protein AF-17-like isoform X1; its protein translation is MREMVGGCCVCSDERGWAENPLVYCDGHGCSVAVHQACYGIVQVPTGPWFCRKCESQERAARVRCELCPHKDGALKRTDSGGWAHVVCALYIPEVQFANVLTMEPIILQYVPHERYIKTCYICEDHGRESKAACGACMTCNRQGCRQAFHVTCAQMAGLLCEEEGPEADNVKYCGYCKHHYNKMQKKLRSSENTSGSFSHSRGRPSSPSQEKHHHHRQRKSHKDKIRQKERHKKSSDSLVSSVTTSSIEKISSSHHSSKDSEGKPKKLSSHSHGHRSKKPGSTGKSCSSSSCSSSPFNTGGSLSSAQDFHQFSTSSSRLERDHDRGGDDHSGEERKERHRRPVVQEDENEEDNEKEDDKEEEEEEEEDDDEEEDSKYHKPPALTPADGPLAGTQGHDRSEGNSSPFENKVTISTFGSIMRITSSSGLGSSSKIRKISSSGDYKTSKSLCKPSQLSTPPILEEADLEAKATPPPLPRERRHRGNKKSSHGPGRPRGSKNRERRDEEHHHHHHHTAPPPPALTSSLYPSPSSIPHPAFPSTLPSTTVSSSSSSSSFSSSSAGSFSTGRGNSLLSSGIYSSLKDPLTLGGGVCSTPLSLGGGVCSTSLSLGGGMCSTPLSSGLLSSQVSLSLPSVNAVTNTQVHPGSSTSYSLTSTQPFASCLSTAPTLPPLLSQAQTSLPESDLDDCRFPCQGTSPRESLSSQSPMSCLPLLFDQRDGLGAGVRARPENVPHASSHIELLLEKHSNGEMGVNIVEMLQSLHSLQQENQRLQDQILSLTAKKERLQLLNTELAVPFPPHILSAQGTMHTSAQINFLSSTQDPLSTNKSPLSKSCFLNDTSFVTSSEELHSGSPSRSSSSLSFQSTPPPQQSPASFGQPLLNGLSRGLSDGLGTISQAGSSSLPMVGGLMASLAGSPQLNLNGVLGSLNGVIQSPVQNAPQPTLPALRPQPPPLNPQALAQGFQLPKSVSPSSLLSEQQKQLLLEQQQQQQLQQFLTSQNFTPEQQVVVCQMLQQQRQRELQRLTLTGALTSTPNSPMIAQSPNLLSSATASPLQGGQGGSLFGLQDNALHKPGAAGEKGGDKNG
- the LOC139198674 gene encoding protein AF-17-like isoform X2 — protein: MREMVGGCCVCSDERGWAENPLVYCDGHGCSVAVHQACYGIVQVPTGPWFCRKCESQERAARVRCELCPHKDGALKRTDSGGWAHVVCALYIPEVQFANVLTMEPIILQYVPHERYIKTCYICEDHGRESKAACGACMTCNRQGCRQAFHVTCAQMAGLLCEEEGPEADNVKYCGYCKHHYNKMQKKLRSSENTSGSFSHSRGRPSSPSQEKHHHHRQRKSHKDKIRQKERHKKSSDSLVSSVTTSSIEKISSSHHSSKDSEGKPKKLSSHSHGHRSKKPGSTGKSCSSSSCSSSPFNTGGSLSSAQDFHQFSTSSSRLERDHDRGGDDHSGEERKERHRRPVVQEDENEEDNEKEDDKEEEEEEEEDDDEEEDSKYHKPPALTPADGPLAGTQGHDRSEGNSSPFENKVTISTFGSIMRITSSSGLGSSSKIRKISSSGDYKTSKSLCKPSQLSTPPILEEADLEAKATPPPLPRERRHRGNKKSSHGPGRPRGSKNRERRDEEHHHHHHHTAPPPPALTSSLYPSPSSIPHPAFPSTLPSTTVSSSSSSSSFSSSSAGSFSTGRGNSLLSSGIYSSLKDPLTLGGGVCSTPLSLGGGVCSTSLSLGGGMCSTPLSSGLLSSQVSLSLPSVNAVTNTQVHPGSSTSYSLTSTQPFASCLSTAPTLPPLLSQAQTSLPESDLDDCRFPCQGTSPRESLSSQSPMSCLPLLFDQRDGLGAGVRARPENVPHASSHIELLLEKHSNGEMGVNIVEMLQSLHSLQQENQRLQDQILSLTAKKERLQLLNTELAVPFPPHILSAQGTMHTSAQINFLSSTQDPLSTNKSPLSKSCFLNDTSFVTSSESTPPPQQSPASFGQPLLNGLSRGLSDGLGTISQAGSSSLPMVGGLMASLAGSPQLNLNGVLGSLNGVIQSPVQNAPQPTLPALRPQPPPLNPQALAQGFQLPKSVSPSSLLSEQQKQLLLEQQQQQQLQQFLTSQNFTPEQQVVVCQMLQQQRQRELQRLTLTGALTSTPNSPMIAQSPNLLSSATASPLQGGQGGSLFGLQDNALHKPGAAGEKGGDKNG